The DNA sequence actatttttaaatcaaaaagataaaaaccgatacttaagaataagttttagaaaacatgatcGAAGGAGTCTTATATGCAcatggattaaaaaataattttttattttttatttttaaatttattgggATAATAGCAGAACTtttaaaaaccctaattaaGAATGGAATGAAGTCCACCTCCACCGGAGACACCAAAAAGAATAGACAAGACTCCAAACAAACATTTGCCTTGGTTTTGCCATCACCCCACCATaagcttctctctctcttcattgCCTTTGGGTCTCTTCCTCAGTTATAAAACAGCCCCATGTACTGTGGAAAGAATAAAGGAGGAGGAGAGTAAAGCACCTGAAAACAGCACTGACTCCACCACTCATCAAACACTGTATATAAATTCAGTGAAATCAGGCGGAATTCAAGATACAAAGCAAAAAGTGTGAGAGCAATTACTCTAGTTCTGTGGAGGCCTTTGATCCTTCTTCTACATTCATCGTAATGCCATTACACTGCATTTTGGTAATCAACTAAAATCCCacttttctctgtttttttttttcctttttcttttggtatctttcatcatttggttatttcttttctttctcttgtacCAGAAATCTTGATTTGGCTGAAGGTTTTGCTGTTTTGGGGTTGTGTCTTGGGCAGAACCGTGTGTTTGGGCAATACCCATGTTGTGAGAACTGACCCACTTCACCCATTTGATGTTTAAATTGCTCTGTCTCTTGTGAAAACTCTTCCGGATCAAATACCCATATGGAGAAAACCAAAACCATTTCTCCATTCTCATTGTAAGCTACAATTTCAGGCTGGTTTTGAGATTAGAGCAAAGAaagttcagtttttttttttacatttgagTGCAGGTTTGGATCGGAAAAAGGGTGTTATCGGATTTGATTTCTGCATAAAGACTATACTCAGAAGCAGAATTTGATAGGAAATAGTCGTTAAGATGCACACAAGGGTAATGTCATGGGAGGAAGGCAAGGAGTTTGAAACTATAAGTAGAACAAACCAACCTAAGGTTTTCCAACTTAGACTCCTTCAATTTTTATTGCTATTTTTGCTTGTGGGTCTTGGAGTTATGATTTTTAGTATGAATATGATTCGATATTTTGGAGTTGAGAGCGTAGTCCCTGTAGCTCGGTCCCATTTTCAACCTTGCTTTGAAGAGGCAAATACTTTAGAAACTTGGATTAGGCCTCCATCCAAACTGTTACACAGCATGAATGATAGTGAGCTGTTTTGGCGAGCTTCCTTTGTTCCCGGAATAAAGAACTACCCATTTAGGAGAATTCCAAAGATCGCCTTCATGTTCATGACAAAGGGGCCATTGCCACTGTCACCTCTATGGGAGAGATTCTTCAAGGGCCACAAGGGACTATATTCAATATATGTTCATTCTCTGCCATCTTATGATGCTGATTTTCCAGCTTCATCGGTTTTCTACAAGAGACAAATTCCTAGCCAggtatctttttctttcctcttctttGCTATAAAGTTGCATATTCAACTAACTTTGCTTTTGAAGCATGCAAGTTCAATTTCGTATGGTTTCATTTTGATAGAATGCCGATTAGTCAATGTGCTCAAAGTTCCTTTTATATAGCCAGATCTCACTATTGTTGTGTGATTTAGTGAACAAAGTAATCTTGTCTGCAGTTGCTTTGCCTATCTACTCTACGTAACCCTGAATCTTCTTGCTTAAATGATTTGAATCAATTCCCCACATTACTGcaaacaatttttcttttctttctgacTGATTGTGTGGTCAAAGATAatgtccttttcttttttacttgttATGGGCATCAATTTCTTTGAAAAGAGAAGTGGAAAATTCCAGTTATCATAAGAGCCTGAACATTTCGTTTTGACATAAACTTCAGAAACTTAGTACATGGCTAGAACCTAAGTATGCATCTAGTGTGGAGGTCTATGTACTTCTACCTTCAGGAAGTTTGTAGCTCTTTTGCAACATCGTAAAGTAATAACACTTGCATATACccaaaaaaagaatgatattgTGCTTTCAAATCTTAGTTTCTCTGATGTGTTGAAAATTATTGGTAGACTTGGGCAGAGCAAGTTGGCTTCCTGACTGAACACAGTCATAGCTATGTGTTTGTGCTAGTTTGTGATAAGAAAATTGGGATTAGTATGATTGTACTTGTTGGGATATTTGACTATTGATACCCTGATGTTTTCACCTAGCCCTGTGAATTTGGCAATAATGAATAGTTTCTGGATTTTTGTCATGTAAGGATGGTGAGAATGGTGCAATATAGGGGCTGTTTTCATTTGTTACTTTACAAGTATGAgcattgaaatttttgaaaacttcaCATATTGAGCAAGTTATCTTGTAGCCATGAAACCCTTGTGGCTACAACAGTAAGTATTATCTAGGGTTGTTCTAAGCATCCTATATTGCTTCTTACTACTCATTCTTTATACATTAGTTGATATATGTGATGACCATCATTCCTAATAGTTCTCTACATTCCACCAGTGTGTAGATCAAATTAAACCATTAGGCTGGGAGCACATTCATTGACAAGTACCTTCCGTGCCTCCACTGTTTATGTCCTACACAAAGTAGGATCTATCCTTTTGGAGAGAATACTGCTCTGTTATCAGGGAAGGATGACTTTAATAATCACACTCATTATAGTCTCTTTTCATGTAAATGAAATCTGACCACCGATTCCTTTCCAAGGGTGGAGCAAGATTTGTGAAGCCAACCTCATAATTGAGAGAAGGATTTTTTTGGATTGCTTCTTAATATGCTACATGCTTGTATTTGGCCATAATTTCTCTTTCAATCCTTCTCACACACGCATTTTGATTGATTCCAATGGTGTGGACTCAGGCTAGGATATGTGCTAGAATCTGGCAGTTAATTATGATCTGTGGGTATCCCGCTGGATTTAACACCAAAAAAACATACACTTAATGACGAATGCATGGCTGGCGTTTGGTCCGTGCAGCTATCATAATTCTTGAACATCACACATTGGGTCACTTTTCTTTTTACTGTTACTGTTCtcttgttcttttgttttttgtttggttgtatGATGTTAATCTATTCCTTCCTTTTCTAAAGTTAAAGGAGTTCTGGATTTTTATGCgaaattttcatatgatatgCATTGACATATATAGACTACCCCTTGAATGTGAATGCACAGACACAAAACATTTCCAGGAAAAGGAATCTCTTTCTTTAGCAGGGATTTTATAATCCTAAATAGCCTACGCTTTTGGGAGTGAAAGTGGAAAGATATTCAATAATTGTAGATATGTACCACTATTGATCTACCTTTTTTGTTCCATGCAATAATGCTCTCGTATTATTCAGTAAATGATGTGTCCAAAGGATGCGGGTTATTCAATGAATGATATTAATTGGCTTCCAGTGTCTCAACATCCCCTTAAGCGTATTCTCATTTGACATGTTCTCTAGACTCTATGGCTGGAACAGTTCTTACTCTTGTGCTTGTCTCATTTGCAGGTGGTGGAGTGGGGAATGATGAGCATGTGTGATGCTGAGAGGAGACTACTAGCTAATGCATTGCTTGATATTGACAATGAATGGTTCATCCTCTTGTCAGAGTCTTGCATTCCTCTCCACAACTTCAGCATTGTTTATCGCTACCTATCAAGATCCCGATACAGCTTTATTGGTGCATTCGACGAAGATGGCCCTTTTGGGAGGGGACGCTATAACCCAAACCTAGCACCTCAAGTTAACCTCACCGAATGGCGTAAAGGATCCCAATGGTTTGAAGTTAATCGGAAACTTGCAATTGACATAGTTGGAGACAACACTTTCTACCCAAGATTTAAGGAGTTTTGCAGACCATCATGTTACGTGGATGAGCACTACTTCCAAACAATGCTGACCATCCTGGCTCCACACCTATTAGCAAACAGGACCACCACTTGGGTGGACTGGTCAAGGGGTGGTGCACACCCTGCCACATTCGGCCAGGCTGATATCACAAAGGAATTCTTCAAGAAAATCATTGAAGGTGGCACCTGCATTTACAATAACCAGCCAACTTCACTTTGTTTCCTTTTTGCAAGAAAGTTTGCTCCAAGTGCATTGGAACCACTCTTAGACTTAGCATCTGAAGTTTTTGGGTATTAACAAATTGATGAGCAAACCGATTACATTTTTTCTCTGAAAAGTGGCTGTTGGAACATGCGAGTCATGTCATGAAGCAATCTTGTTTCAGGTGAACGCCTCTGAAATCTTTTTCCCTACCACTTTTATTCCTTGATAACATGTATTACCATTAGGTTTAGATCTTAGACAAGCTCCCAGGGCATAATGATATTCTATATGTTTACATCTTACACAAGGTTATGGGGCTTAATAATATTCTCTTTGATTGTATTTTGTACTGTATCTTATGAATGAATATCTACATTTATGTTTGATGGTTCATCTTACATCTTGTCTTTACTGCAAACCCTTGAAGCATTTGGTGCATGGAGAAGGTACCTTGTTCTTGTTGTTCACATTGGGAGGCTATTGGATGCAGACTTGTGTTGGTCTATTTAAAATGGGTGGAAGTACATAAATGATAAAACATTGATTTGAAATACTCTTGACCTAGGTTGGAATTATGAATGTATAAAAAATGAATGTGTAGGTTCGGGTTTTGACCATCTCATCTAAAACCAATTGATGTTCGATAAAGGTAAGTCAAACCTTTTATGACATTCAACATTATACTCCGTGGGTTTGTTGTGTCATCATTTATGAAAGTAGAGGtgaaaatgcttaaaaaatagttattgaccatatttttctcaaacaattttacaatgttttttataataaaaatctaattgGGAAGTGGGAACatgtaattttattaaattattttttgtattttaaaatattttaaaaaataattttttatctattatgtttttttttaaattatttttcatatggacaattataaaagttgttttacaatttaaaatgttatcaatctatttttcaataaatgttttcaaatatttttaaaaaataaccttcatatataatattttttaatcttcatatttatacaaaatattttttgaaagggccctaataaataaataaaaatataatatttttagaagaaattgCAAAAAGTAATAACCAAAAAAAgcttttattattcttatttttgaaaacaaaacaattgtACTGGGTTCCTAATTATTGCTTTAGGATAGCCCAGTTTAATCCCGGGTTGTAATCCTATTATTGATGATACTATGAATTTATCGAATGTTGGTTGTTACAGAATGATCAACAAAGAATTGGGTGTCTATGGAAAATGTAAGCGCTTTCACAaaaattctttgtttttaaaaaaaaagaaagtcacTCATCATGGATTttgaggggttttttttttttttttcaaaatatgaaactaattttaaaattttaatttttaaaaagataactTCAATTGTTgttataaaaagtaatttttaaaaaatatttattttcctcacAAATCCAAAAATTTCTGTGATGTCGATATTACCCTTTATCCCAAACCTTCATTTTGCCGCCACGGGAGTTCAACAGCAACCAAGGCCGCCTCCAATGGCGACGGTGCCAACCTACGGCCTTCGTCGGCTGAACTCCGGCAGGCCATGGATGCAGAATTTCCGCAGGTCCTCTATTCTCTCCTCTGCAATTCCTGCAATTCAGGATTCAGAGGAATCGCAGTTCGACAGTCCAAAACCTAAGACTCAATCCTACTTTCCAAAGCGAGGTCAGACCTTGGAGCTCGTCTGCGAATCCCTGGCTTTCAAAGGAAAGGGCCTGTGCAAGGTGGCTGACACTGGCTTCGTTGTGCTCTGCGACCGTGCACTCCCCGGTGAACGCTTCGTTGGCCGCGTCACTCGCAAGAAAGGGAACTACGCCGAGGTTAGGTGGAATCGTTGATTGTTAGTTCCCAGGttgttttctgtttggttgctgagaaattcATGTGCTATGGAAATGAAGTTTGAATATTGTGTGTTTTAGGTGTTTTATCAATAATGAGAAGAATCCCTTCGAACTGACCCAAGCAGTTGCAGTTGtagatgtttttgtttttcagaaaagattatatcttttatttttccagcattttcttggaaaccaaagcctCATTATCCTTGTGATTCTCAGAAACCGAACAGTGAATTTTGTAAaccctcttttatttttattcccgACTCTGAGGGCTTGGACGGTTTGGTTTTGAAATGGGCAGGTGACTAAGGTGGAGACAATATCTCCTCACTGGGACATTGTGGATGCCCCATGTGAATATGCTTCAAATTGTGGAGGTTGTAAGACACAAAATTTATCATATGAGGCCCAGGTCAGAGCAAAGGAACAGCAAGTCCAGGAGTTGGTGATACATGTTGGAAAGTTTTCTGATAAAGATCCTGAATTCTCTAGTATCATGAAGCCAATTGTTCCTTGCGATATTCAATTTCATTACAGGAATAAGGTTAGCAAAGAAAGCAAACTTGCTCCCTGCTGTTGCATTGTTTTCGTTCCATtgtgaaataattaatttctattCTTTTCAAAGACTTCAGTATCCAGTAGTTAGTCATTCCTATGTAATGTGCTTAGGACACTCTTGGAAATGATTGTGGTAAAGATGCTTTCAGTCTGTAGCTACTTCTGTTAATAGTAACTCCATTAGAATCACTTTTAAGTAGAATCACTTTAGTGTTTGAATATAAACCAAAAAAGTGTTTTGTATCATGTTATATGATAAAGAAGTGATTTTTGGAAGTAGCACCTATTGAGTAATCACTTGGGAATCACTGAAGTGATTTTCTAGATtcttaaaagtgattttcaaaatttttccaaaCACCTAATGGCTCTAGAGAAGTGCTTCCAAGccaaaatcactatcaaacaggTTCTTGGTACCAGATAGTGTAACTAAGGGTTAGATAAAAAACAAACTTGGACACTATGCCATGCAAAGAATCCACTTCagaattataaaatatggtCATACATATCTCAATAAATCTATCTTTGGccttaaaattataatttgatcttCAAAACTTTAGTTCTGGACATGATATTTAACTGCCACCTTATCATCATAAAATCTGCCAGCCTCTTTCCTGAAAAGTGGTTTCTAGATAACATGCTATAGGAAAATGTGGGTAACCTTCAAATGTGGAGAAGCATTAAATGTCAAAGATATGATTGTTACACCAACACTTGCCCAAAgttttcaaaacaataaatCTCTAGCTAAAAAATTCCCTCCCAATTGACTTTTTCCCATATCATGGACGTAAaagatcttttatttttttagttatccaataaaaaaaaaaaaaatgggacatcaaaataaaagatggaaaaaataataatcattggTTTCCTGTTTCTGCAGATGGAGTTCTCTTTTGCTACCCAAAAATGGTTACCTAGAGAACTGTTACACGAGAAGGAAGATGGTGCCAGTGGTTATGCACTGGGACTGCATGCCCCTGGCTTTTTTGATAGGGTTCTGAATGTCAACAAATGCTTATTGCAAAGTGAGCCAGCCAATACGGtatgctattttttatttatcttttttaaaccTGTATGTTGTTAGCTCATTGACAAAGTCCCCAATTTATTATTGACTAAAACTGTATGTTAGGTCAACTTACTTGTATGCAACATCTTACTTGCTCCGTACCATTGAAATCAAGCACCCTATCTTTAGCTTTCCTTTAGATTGATAGTGGCCTTCCTTATTTGCATGGCACacaatatttaaagttaaaagaTACAATTTAAGCTGTTGAGCTAAATTTAACTTAAGGAAGGGAAGAGTAAACTAAAGTTCCCTTAAAAGAgttatgataaaaattattttttaaagttctcAAGCAGTTTTTCTCTGCATTGTTTAAAAGATGCTTTGGATATCTATTGTGTTGTTTACGATTGCTTTTCTTTCCATTCATGGAgaagttacattttttttttgtaagttcTCAAAACAATTGGTTTTAGTGAAAATTCCAAAGATGCTTTGATGTGCATTGCAGAGTACTTATTCTTTTCTGTTGTTTGCCTTTGAGGTTTAATGGGAACTGCTTCACCCATATTTATCTTCCAAAACTAAGTCTTGCTTCTAAACCATTGTATCACATAATACAAACAAACCTTGTTATCATTCTTGGATGCAATCATACCAGCATTAATGCACTGAATCCCATCCGAGCCTTGTTATCATTACATACATCAGTTTCTATCTAATGAAGTTAATAGTGTGGCCCAGTTTGTTACATTGTTTAATCTTGATGATGGCCCGTGGCTAAATTTAAGAGTGCTAGATATATGATAACAatcattctcttatttatttattttttagaaaagcCCTCAAACTTTAATAATTATTAGCCGTAATTTCTAAAGGTCTATCCAAATAGATCGTATTATAAGATCTGATCTCCCAAGCATGATATGAATCATATGATATATAAGTTTGTGGTTTCTATGCATCAGCATTGTCTGGCTGGTTGGTTCATTTGGACATAGAGATGtcctcatttttctaaactaCTTTGACTATGCAATTATTTTGCAGCTTATCTAATTGTATTTTACTAATATTCACAGCTCTGTTACTCTGTTCTATGGCTATTGGCAGTATACTTGAGTTATATTCTGAGTTTGCTCTACCTGCCTATTTGAGTCATGTTTCTGATCCATAGGTTCTCGCAGCTATTCAAGAATGTTGGAGAGATCCACAATTCGGCCTATCTCCATATAATGTTCATTCTCATGATGGATTTCTTAAGCATCTGGTACTAAGAACGGGCAGGTACTCAGAGTTCTACAAATTTCTTCTATTGTTAGCTTTAGTGCTTTATGGCTCCTATGAACGTTCAGTCTAGTGATACTTATAGTCATAGTTGTGCACAGAAGACACCCCTGCATTACCTTTCAAAAGAAACAAACCTATGTACTATGTTAACCCCTCTTCAATTTGTTGTGCTTTGGTGAAATCCAAATTTTGGGTCATTCATGAATGGAgggaaaagggggaaaaaaggcCCTTTTCCTTGTTAAATTATGCACAAATGTGCAaagatattttttcatttggagGCTGCATTTTTATGGTTAAACAGTAAAAGGAAAATCTTCTTGATGGCTAGACATGCTTCTTGATGGCTTGACATGCTTCAAGAagtccttatttatttatttatttgtttctgtTTGCATGCACACACCTGACACCCAACTCACAGCATTCAGTTCTTTCACCCACCTCTTTCTACCTCTTAAATCATGTGTTTGTTTCTTCTTTAACCTCTTATCGGGGGTCGCCAAAACTTTCATGGTATACCATATTTTTCCCTTTGATATTCTGAACTATTGTTTGGATTACAAGCGCCTGACATAACCTTTTCCTTTTCAGGGATATCAAGACCGGTCTACCTGAACTTATGGTTAATTTTGTAACTTCATCTTACAAGCCAGAGCTGCTGAATCCCCTTGTTGAAAAGATTTCAGCTATTCCTGAAGTGGTTTGTATGACCAAAtcctattttatatatttaaagtcaaattagtttttttatccATGTATTCCCCAGTCCTAATCAACTTTTAAGATCAGATATAGCTTTTGTGCTTTCTCCCTTACACAGTGATTCAACTTAATGAGGCCTTTCTACAAGCTAAATTGCCCCTCTAAATGATAGTTTTGGTTACCATGTTAAGGGTTTGGAGTAGGAAAAATGATGCTGATTAATTTCAATCCCTCAATATTATGTAGTGGTATGTACTACTAGTTGTTTTTTGGCCATTTCAAACTGTGCATCTTActataattattaagaaattctTCACTTGTAGCTTCTTTGATACAGAGGTGTTAGTGAAGATCTCATTATTTAatgcttaaattattttttttttgatagacaaagagaaccattagattaaaaaaacGCCAGAAAACAGGGGGCGCTCCCTAAGTACACAGGCTGTATACAAAGAAGGCCCAAAACAAGGcaacaagagaaaaataaagtctAATAAGGATTAGCTAAACAACAACCCTATCACCCAACAAAATCCGAAAAGAGAGATAGTCCAAGTCCAAGTCCACAAATTGTTGAGACCATTCAAGCAGGGACCGAAGAAAAAGTTTCCTCAAGCTCGTATTTGTCCTCTCTTCCTCTAGGAAGGTTCTTCGATTTTgctctccccaaatacaccaaaacagACAAATAGGCGCCATTTTCCAAACTACACTCCTTTTCTTCCCCATGCCTTTCATTTTCCACTCAAGAAGCAAATTTCTCACCGAATCTGGGAGCACCCACACCACCCCAAACGAAGAAAACAATAAGTTCCAAAGATCCCTTGTCTTACTACAATGAATTAGGATGTGGTTCGCcgtttcctcattttctttgcaCAGGTTGCATCTATTAGCCATAGACCAACCCCTCCTCATTAGCATATCTATAGTGGAAATTTTACCCCaaactgcttcccaagcaaaaaaacgagTTCTTAAAGGGGCATACGAACCCCAAACCTCCTTTTCTGGAAATAAAGGGCTATTGTCTTCCTTCAAAGACCTATAATAAGAATTTACCTTAAACGTtccttttctctcaattttccaAACCAGAAAATCCTCCCCTTCTTGCACCCTTACTGTAGAAATGTAACCCAAAAAGTGGTTCACCTCCTCTAACTCCCAATCTTGAAAGGGTCTTTTAAAGTGCACCTCCCAACCCCCACCTCCACCTTCTTGTCTTCCCCACAGATCAGCCACTATTGCAGAATCATTAGCTGCAATTCTAAACAGCAAAGGGAAGAGATTATTTAGCTTAGAATCTCCTACCCACATGTCCTACCAAAATCTGGTTCGTCTCCCATTTCCAATATGAATCCTAGTTCTGAGAAAGAATTCCTCCCAACCCTtcctaatgtctttccaaaggccCGTCCCATAAGACTCTCTCACCTCTCTAGTGGTCCACCCACCTTGTACCTCCCCAAATTTACCAACAATGACTCTTCTCCAAAAACTCTCCCTTTCTATAGGAAATCTCCATAGCCATTTTCCGAGCAAAGCAtgattgaaatccttcaagtacCTTAACCCCAACCTCCATGCCTCTTATCTTTACAAATAACATCCCATCTCACCAAATGGATCTTCCTTCTTTCCTCCATATCTCCCCACAAGaactccctttgaattttttccaatctGAGTCTCACTTTCCTTGGGATAACAAAAAGAGACATGAAGTAGATAGGGAGATTTGAGAGTGTGCTCTTTATGAGGGTAAGACGACCTCCCTTAGAGAGATATTGTTTTTTCCACATAGCCAACTTTCTCTTGAATCTTTCTTCTACCCATCCCAAACTCTACACGACTTGTGGGATGCTCCAAGAGGTAGGCCTAGATAATTCGTAGGGAGATTCCCCACTTTACACCCGAAAACTGCAGCAGCTCTATCCACCTCTTCCACTCCCCCAATTGGAATAATTTCGCTTTTttgcaaattaatttttagaccTGAAACTACTTCAAAGCAGATAACAACCCACTTCCAAAAAATCAGCTGATCCCTATCATCCTCACAAAAAAGGAgagtatcatcagcaaacaataGGTGGGAGACTGACACCCCTTCTCCCCGTCTTCCCGATGCCTTGAAGCCCCTAATAAAACCATTCTCTTCAGCTCTTGAAATTAATCTACTGAGTGCTTCCATGATCAGCACAAACAAATAAGGTCAGAGTGGATCACCTTGCCTTAGGCCCCTAAACGTTGAGAAGAAATCTGTGGGAGTACCATTCACTAACACTGCCATTCTCACAGTCGATATGCAACAAAAAATCCATTCACGCCATTTTGGACCAAAACCCATCTTCTCCAAGACTGACATGAGGAACCTCCAGTTTACGTGGTCATaagccttctcaatgtccaatttgcacACTAAGCCTGTCCCAACACTTCTCTTCCTTGAGTCTATCGCCTCATTAGCCACCAAAACAGCGTCCAAAATCTGCCTCCCTTCTACAAAAGCATTCTGACTATTCGAAACCAATTTTCCCATTACTCCTTTCAATCTATTTGCTAGAACTTtagcaataattttataaagactCCCCACTAGACTGATTGGTCTATAATCCTGCACATCACTAGCCCCCTCTTTCTTCGGGATCAGCACTAAGAAGGTTGCATTATGGCTTCGAAAGATCACATTCTACGAGTGGAGCTCCTCAAAGACCTGTATCACTTCCCCCCCAACAACAGGCCAGCAGGTCTTCCAGAAAGCCAGCGTAAAGCCATCCGGCCCTGGCGCCTTGTCTCCCCCCAGATCAGAGAGAGCTCTGAGCACCTTCTCGATCGAGAATTGCCTCTCCAAAATATCATTATCCAAGGAATCAAGAGTATTAAATAGACCAGACTCCACTTCTGGTCTTCTCACTATGGGGTCCTCAAACATAGACTTAAAGTAAGACCCAATCCCTTCTTTAAGCTCCTCCTCTTTACTCAGCCTAATACCCCTAACTGTTAGGCTACTGATAAAGTTTCCCCTTCTCCTAGCATTAGCCATCCGATGGAAAAACTTGGTGTTGCTATCTCCCTCCTTCAGCCAAAGAGCCCTTGACTTCTGCCTCCAAGAGATTTCTTCGAGGATGGCACA is a window from the Vitis riparia cultivar Riparia Gloire de Montpellier isolate 1030 chromosome 9, EGFV_Vit.rip_1.0, whole genome shotgun sequence genome containing:
- the LOC117921548 gene encoding glycosyltransferase BC10-like — encoded protein: MHTRVMSWEEGKEFETISRTNQPKVFQLRLLQFLLLFLLVGLGVMIFSMNMIRYFGVESVVPVARSHFQPCFEEANTLETWIRPPSKLLHSMNDSELFWRASFVPGIKNYPFRRIPKIAFMFMTKGPLPLSPLWERFFKGHKGLYSIYVHSLPSYDADFPASSVFYKRQIPSQVVEWGMMSMCDAERRLLANALLDIDNEWFILLSESCIPLHNFSIVYRYLSRSRYSFIGAFDEDGPFGRGRYNPNLAPQVNLTEWRKGSQWFEVNRKLAIDIVGDNTFYPRFKEFCRPSCYVDEHYFQTMLTILAPHLLANRTTTWVDWSRGGAHPATFGQADITKEFFKKIIEGGTCIYNNQPTSLCFLFARKFAPSALEPLLDLASEVFGY
- the LOC117922618 gene encoding uncharacterized RNA methyltransferase CT0009 is translated as MSILPFIPNLHFAATGVQQQPRPPPMATVPTYGLRRLNSGRPWMQNFRRSSILSSAIPAIQDSEESQFDSPKPKTQSYFPKRGQTLELVCESLAFKGKGLCKVADTGFVVLCDRALPGERFVGRVTRKKGNYAEVTKVETISPHWDIVDAPCEYASNCGGCKTQNLSYEAQVRAKEQQVQELVIHVGKFSDKDPEFSSIMKPIVPCDIQFHYRNKMEFSFATQKWLPRELLHEKEDGASGYALGLHAPGFFDRVLNVNKCLLQSEPANTVLAAIQECWRDPQFGLSPYNVHSHDGFLKHLVLRTGRDIKTGLPELMVNFVTSSYKPELLNPLVEKISAIPEVVSIVNNINTSVGSTSVGEQEYILHGKSAITELLRGLTFQISANSFFQTNTHQAEVLYKLIEDCAGLRGDGSEIVLDLFCGTGTIGLTLSRRVRHVYGYEVVAQAVSDARRNAKLNGICNATFVEGDLNKIGENFGKDFPKPDVVISDPNRPGMHMKLIKFLLKLKAPRIVYVSCNPATCARDLDYLCHGVVEQNIEGCYELKSLQPVDMFPHTPHIECVCLLELR